From the Musa acuminata AAA Group cultivar baxijiao chromosome BXJ1-2, Cavendish_Baxijiao_AAA, whole genome shotgun sequence genome, one window contains:
- the LOC135597770 gene encoding auxin-responsive protein IAA10-like isoform X1 — protein MGLVIALGLSLVLRTPPPQRARKMKAVGGHGGGVASPGSVSSVSKAAAATAEAEEDLVVEDVGRGAMGEAEAEVANVEHAEEEEEEEEELELGLTLGAAKRGKATPAMWGPCCRILTAKDFPPLASLASPRSPSASSVSSSSGTNLGGGGTGTGVAGTKRAAESISPDVGSSPHPPSQVVVGWPPIRAFRMNSLFNHFKDNAPEVDSAVAVKKAIVPSRAGNDSQHQGSRGKVMRRSFFVKVKMDGDPIGRKVDLDAHHSYEALADALELMFHKPTKASALAVSVVVWMMADGAKISNLLDGSSGFALTYEDKDGDWMLVGDVPWGMFLETVKRLRIMRTSDANGLSKSVHFGKHQDFYRQRNDRKHPAYGLQPE, from the exons ATGGGTCTCGTCATCGCGCTGGGGCTGTCATTGGTCTTAAGAACACCACCTCCCCAGAGAGCGAGAAAGATGAAAGCGGTTGGCGGGCACGGCGGAGGCGTGGCGTCGCCTGGGTCGGTGTCTTCGGTGTCAAAGGCAGCGGCAGCAACGGCGGAGGCAGAGGAGGATTTGGTGGTGGAGGACGTCGGAAGAGGAGCGATGGGGGAGGCGGAGGCAGAAGTGGCGAATGTCGAGCatgctgaggaggaggaggaggaggaggaggagctggaGCTGGGGCTGACCCTGGGGGCGGCGAAGAGGGGGAAGGCGACGCCTGCGATGTGGGGGCCGTGCTGCCGCATCCTGACGGCAAAGGACTTCCCGCCCCTGGCGTCCCTTGCTTCACCGAGGTCCCCCTCCGCCTCCTCCGTGTCGTCGTCCTCCGGCACCAACCTGGGCGGTGGCGGGACCGGGACGGGAGTCGCCGGGACAAAGCGGGCGGCGGAATCCATCTCCCCCGACGTCGGTAGCTCCCCTCATCCTCCCAG TCAGGTGGTGGTGGGATGGCCGCCCATCAGGGCGTTCAGGATGAACAGCTTGTTCAACCATTTCAAAGACAACGCCCCCGAGGTTGATTCTGCCGTTGCTGTCAAGAAGGCCATCGTCCCCAGCAGGGCAGGCAATGACAGCCAACATCAGGGGAGTAGAGGAAAGGTAATGAGGAGATCATTCTTCGTCAAAGTGAAGATGGACGGCGACCCTATTGGGAGGAAGGTGGATCTCGATGCTCATCACTCTTATGAGGCCCTCGCAGACGCGCTGGAGCTCATGTTTCATAAGCCCACCAAGGCCTCTGCCCTTGCGGTCTCTGTCG TGGTGTGGATGATGGCAGATGGGGCAAAGATTTCAAATTTGTTGGATGGCTCTTCTGGGTTTGCTCTTACTTATGAAGACAAGGATGGGGATTGGATGCTGGTTGGAGATGTGCCATGGGG AATGTTCTTGGAAACAGTCAAGAGGCTTAGAATTATGAGGACCTCAGATGCAAATGGGCTTAGCAAATCAGTTCATTTCGGGAAG CACCAAGATTTCTATCGCCAGCGGAATGATAGGAAACATCCTGCCTATGGTCTTCAACCAGAGTGA
- the LOC135597770 gene encoding auxin-responsive protein IAA10-like isoform X2 — translation MGLVIALGLSLVLRTPPPQRARKMKAVGGHGGGVASPGSVSSVSKAAAATAEAEEDLVVEDVGRGAMGEAEAEVANVEHAEEEEEEEEELELGLTLGAAKRGKATPAMWGPCCRILTAKDFPPLASLASPRSPSASSVSSSSGTNLGGGGTGTGVAGTKRAAESISPDVGSSPHPPSQVVVGWPPIRAFRMNSLFNHFKDNAPEVDSAVAVKKAIVPSRAGNDSQHQGSRGKVMRRSFFVKVKMDGDPIGRKVDLDAHHSYEALADALELMFHKPTKASALAVSVDGAKISNLLDGSSGFALTYEDKDGDWMLVGDVPWGMFLETVKRLRIMRTSDANGLSKSVHFGKHQDFYRQRNDRKHPAYGLQPE, via the exons ATGGGTCTCGTCATCGCGCTGGGGCTGTCATTGGTCTTAAGAACACCACCTCCCCAGAGAGCGAGAAAGATGAAAGCGGTTGGCGGGCACGGCGGAGGCGTGGCGTCGCCTGGGTCGGTGTCTTCGGTGTCAAAGGCAGCGGCAGCAACGGCGGAGGCAGAGGAGGATTTGGTGGTGGAGGACGTCGGAAGAGGAGCGATGGGGGAGGCGGAGGCAGAAGTGGCGAATGTCGAGCatgctgaggaggaggaggaggaggaggaggagctggaGCTGGGGCTGACCCTGGGGGCGGCGAAGAGGGGGAAGGCGACGCCTGCGATGTGGGGGCCGTGCTGCCGCATCCTGACGGCAAAGGACTTCCCGCCCCTGGCGTCCCTTGCTTCACCGAGGTCCCCCTCCGCCTCCTCCGTGTCGTCGTCCTCCGGCACCAACCTGGGCGGTGGCGGGACCGGGACGGGAGTCGCCGGGACAAAGCGGGCGGCGGAATCCATCTCCCCCGACGTCGGTAGCTCCCCTCATCCTCCCAG TCAGGTGGTGGTGGGATGGCCGCCCATCAGGGCGTTCAGGATGAACAGCTTGTTCAACCATTTCAAAGACAACGCCCCCGAGGTTGATTCTGCCGTTGCTGTCAAGAAGGCCATCGTCCCCAGCAGGGCAGGCAATGACAGCCAACATCAGGGGAGTAGAGGAAAGGTAATGAGGAGATCATTCTTCGTCAAAGTGAAGATGGACGGCGACCCTATTGGGAGGAAGGTGGATCTCGATGCTCATCACTCTTATGAGGCCCTCGCAGACGCGCTGGAGCTCATGTTTCATAAGCCCACCAAGGCCTCTGCCCTTGCGGTCTCTGTCG ATGGGGCAAAGATTTCAAATTTGTTGGATGGCTCTTCTGGGTTTGCTCTTACTTATGAAGACAAGGATGGGGATTGGATGCTGGTTGGAGATGTGCCATGGGG AATGTTCTTGGAAACAGTCAAGAGGCTTAGAATTATGAGGACCTCAGATGCAAATGGGCTTAGCAAATCAGTTCATTTCGGGAAG CACCAAGATTTCTATCGCCAGCGGAATGATAGGAAACATCCTGCCTATGGTCTTCAACCAGAGTGA